In Silene latifolia isolate original U9 population chromosome X, ASM4854445v1, whole genome shotgun sequence, the following proteins share a genomic window:
- the LOC141619486 gene encoding uncharacterized protein LOC141619486, with the protein MNELPQKLEDPGSFSILCTIGSIQIKRAQCDLGVSISLMPLKIFKKFKGFEPSPTRVSLQLADRSVRYPIGLVEDVPLKAGKLVIPYDFYVMDIPEDSKIPIILGRPYLATGGAMIDVKNGKLSFQVGDDKI; encoded by the coding sequence ATGAATGAGTTGCCCCAAAAGCTtgaagatccgggtagtttttctatccTATGCACAATTGGATCCATTCAAATAAAGAGGGCCCAATGTGATTTAGGAGTTAGCATTAGCCTAATGCCTCTCAAGATTTTCAAGAAGTTTAAGGGATTTGAGCCCTCACCTACAAGAGTATCTTTGCAACTTGCGGATAGATCGGTGAGGTATCCAATTGGCCTAGTGGAGGATGTTCCGCTCAAGGCGGGAAAACTTGTGATACCTTACGATTTCTATGTGATGGATATTCCCGAGGATTCCaaaattccaatcatcctagggcGTCCATACCTTGCTACCGGGGGTGCTATGATCGATGTTAAGAATGGCAAACTATCTTTTCAAGTTGGTGATGACAAGATATAA